A single region of the Salipaludibacillus sp. LMS25 genome encodes:
- the rimM gene encoding ribosome maturation factor RimM (Essential for efficient processing of 16S rRNA) — protein sequence MTEWLNVGKIVNTHGIHGEVRVISRTDFQEERYRTGNTLYIKTENERLPVTVAKWRQHKQFDLITFEGFNNVNDVEKFKGSLLQVDATTLQDQLTEDEFYYHQIIGLQVETVDGSLIGTVKEILSPGANDVWVIAPAEKGKDILIPYIESVVKSILLEENKVIIEPMEGLLDG from the coding sequence ATGACTGAGTGGCTTAACGTGGGTAAAATTGTGAATACTCACGGGATTCACGGAGAAGTACGCGTGATTTCAAGAACCGACTTTCAGGAAGAGCGTTATCGCACAGGCAACACACTTTACATTAAGACTGAAAACGAGCGATTACCAGTGACAGTGGCTAAGTGGCGGCAACATAAACAATTTGATCTTATTACTTTCGAGGGTTTTAATAACGTAAATGACGTAGAAAAATTTAAAGGCTCTCTACTTCAAGTAGATGCCACAACGTTACAAGATCAGTTAACAGAAGATGAATTTTATTACCATCAGATCATTGGCCTACAAGTTGAAACAGTGGATGGCAGTTTGATTGGAACAGTGAAAGAGATTCTTTCTCCAGGTGCCAATGACGTCTGGGTGATCGCTCCAGCTGAGAAGGGGAAGGATATTTTAATTCCGTATATTGAGTCAGTCGTCAAAAGTATATTACTTGAAGAAAACAAAGTGATTATTGAGCCTATGGAAGGGCTGTTGGATGGATGA
- the trmD gene encoding tRNA (guanosine(37)-N1)-methyltransferase TrmD: MKISILTLFPEMFDGLFSHSILKQAQQKGAVSYNVVNFRHYAKDKHNRVDDYPYGGGGGMVLTPQPLFDAVEDVQRQTTSNQKPRTILLCPQGELYSQQKAEKLAKEEEIILICGHYEGYDERIREHLIDEEISIGDYVLTGGEIGAMVIADSVTRLLPGSLGNEQSAVTDSHSTGLLEYPHYTRPAEYRGMPVPDILLSGHHKNIETWRRQQALRRTYERRPDMLESADLTDDDKAYLQSIQSKNK; this comes from the coding sequence ATGAAGATTTCAATTTTAACATTGTTTCCGGAAATGTTTGACGGCCTTTTTTCTCACTCTATCCTTAAACAAGCGCAGCAAAAAGGTGCCGTTTCTTATAATGTCGTAAATTTCCGTCACTACGCGAAGGATAAACATAATCGAGTAGATGACTATCCATATGGTGGCGGTGGCGGAATGGTATTAACACCACAGCCACTTTTTGATGCAGTAGAAGATGTGCAGAGGCAAACTACTAGCAACCAAAAGCCGCGTACTATTTTACTATGTCCACAAGGCGAACTTTATTCTCAACAAAAAGCCGAAAAATTGGCGAAAGAAGAAGAGATTATCCTCATTTGTGGGCATTATGAAGGCTATGATGAGAGAATTCGTGAACATTTAATCGATGAGGAAATTTCTATTGGGGATTATGTGCTCACAGGTGGAGAAATTGGTGCCATGGTTATTGCAGATAGTGTTACCCGTCTTTTACCTGGTTCGCTCGGGAATGAGCAGTCAGCAGTTACGGACTCTCATAGTACTGGCCTTTTAGAATATCCCCATTATACGCGCCCTGCTGAATATAGAGGCATGCCTGTTCCTGATATCCTTCTATCAGGGCATCATAAAAATATTGAGACTTGGCGGCGTCAACAGGCACTAAGACGCACATATGAACGACGGCCTGATATGTTGGAAAGTGCCGATCTTACAGACGATGATAAAGCTTATCTACAGTCCATACAGTCGAAAAATAAATAA
- the rpsP gene encoding 30S ribosomal protein S16 codes for MAVKIRLKRMGAKKSPFYRVVVADSRSPRDGRFIEEIGTYNPLKNPIEFNVDEEKALKWMLEGAKPSDTVRNLFSNVGLMEQLHNAKNAK; via the coding sequence ATGGCAGTTAAAATTCGTTTAAAGCGAATGGGAGCAAAGAAATCTCCGTTCTATCGTGTGGTTGTAGCGGATTCCCGTTCACCACGTGATGGTCGTTTTATTGAAGAAATTGGAACTTACAATCCTTTGAAAAATCCAATTGAGTTTAACGTTGATGAAGAAAAAGCGTTAAAATGGATGCTTGAAGGTGCAAAGCCTTCCGATACTGTTCGTAACCTGTTCTCAAACGTTGGTCTTATGGAACAACTTCACAACGCGAAGAACGCTAAATAA
- a CDS encoding YlqD family protein — protein sequence MEIIKKVVVKQILTEESRTKLKEQFLARQYQITKELKQLEFVLHKKMKENTSANYQASLKESFNKETARRKERLRQLELKLGQLDELELGAELREGTIQMIEQVEEGDNWEEIMKGTEIVIKDGVVHELRHGGVHDD from the coding sequence TTGGAAATTATAAAAAAAGTGGTCGTAAAGCAGATTTTAACAGAAGAAAGCCGAACGAAATTGAAAGAGCAGTTTCTTGCGCGACAATATCAAATTACTAAAGAACTTAAACAGTTAGAATTTGTATTACATAAAAAAATGAAAGAAAATACGAGTGCTAATTATCAAGCATCACTAAAGGAAAGTTTTAATAAAGAAACAGCTCGGCGAAAAGAAAGGTTACGTCAGTTAGAGCTTAAACTCGGTCAGTTAGATGAGCTTGAGTTAGGTGCAGAATTAAGAGAAGGTACGATCCAAATGATCGAACAAGTTGAGGAAGGCGATAATTGGGAAGAGATTATGAAAGGGACTGAAATCGTTATTAAAGATGGGGTGGTTCATGAACTTCGTCACGGGGGCGTCCATGATGACTGA
- the ffh gene encoding signal recognition particle protein, with protein sequence MAFEGLAERLQSTLKKIRGKGKVSEQDVKEMMREVRLALLEADVNFKVVKKFVNDVKERAVGQEVLESLTPGQQVIKVVNEELTKLMGGEQSKIAAATKPPTVVMMVGLQGAGKTTTTGKLANHLRKNHNRNPLMVAADIYRPAAIKQLETLGKQLDMPVFSLGDQVSPVEIAKQAITKAKEEHHDYVLIDTAGRLHVDEKLMNELEEIKAITSPDEILLVVDAMTGQDAVNVAENFNERLGITGAVLTKLDGDTRGGAAISVKAVTGTPVKFAGMGEKIDALEPFHPERMASRILGMGDVLTLIEKAQTNVDEKKAKELERKMRTNELTFDDFLEQLSQVRNMGPLDELLNMMPGAGKMKGLKNAQVDEKQLTHIEAIVKSMTKAEREDPDLLNASRRKRIAKGSGTSIQEVNRLIKQFGEMKKMMKQMTGMQKGKGKKKGGLGGMKFPFM encoded by the coding sequence ATGGCATTTGAAGGATTAGCTGAACGCCTGCAAAGTACGCTAAAGAAAATTCGCGGTAAAGGAAAAGTGTCTGAGCAGGACGTTAAAGAAATGATGCGTGAAGTCCGTCTCGCATTGCTTGAAGCAGATGTTAACTTTAAAGTGGTTAAAAAGTTTGTAAACGATGTGAAGGAACGGGCGGTCGGTCAGGAAGTACTAGAAAGCTTAACACCAGGACAACAAGTTATAAAAGTAGTTAATGAAGAACTTACAAAGCTTATGGGCGGGGAACAAAGTAAAATTGCCGCTGCCACTAAGCCGCCGACGGTTGTCATGATGGTTGGACTCCAAGGAGCTGGAAAGACAACTACTACAGGGAAGTTAGCTAACCATCTAAGAAAAAACCATAATAGAAATCCTTTAATGGTTGCAGCAGATATCTATCGTCCTGCAGCTATTAAACAGCTTGAAACGTTAGGGAAGCAATTGGATATGCCTGTCTTCTCATTAGGGGACCAAGTGAGTCCTGTGGAGATAGCAAAACAGGCGATCACCAAAGCAAAAGAAGAGCATCATGATTATGTTTTAATTGATACAGCTGGACGGCTTCATGTTGACGAAAAATTAATGAATGAACTTGAAGAGATTAAAGCGATCACATCCCCAGATGAAATTTTGCTCGTCGTTGATGCCATGACGGGACAAGATGCTGTTAATGTGGCGGAAAATTTCAATGAACGCCTCGGTATAACGGGAGCCGTTCTAACGAAACTAGATGGAGATACACGCGGGGGAGCTGCTATTTCAGTTAAAGCCGTGACGGGGACACCGGTTAAATTTGCAGGTATGGGTGAAAAAATTGATGCTCTTGAACCTTTCCACCCTGAGCGTATGGCATCACGTATTTTAGGTATGGGTGATGTCCTCACGTTAATCGAAAAAGCCCAAACAAACGTAGATGAAAAAAAAGCCAAAGAATTAGAACGAAAAATGCGTACAAACGAATTAACGTTTGATGACTTTCTTGAACAGCTTTCACAAGTACGCAACATGGGGCCGTTGGATGAATTGTTAAACATGATGCCTGGTGCAGGTAAAATGAAAGGTCTTAAAAATGCTCAAGTGGATGAAAAACAACTCACCCACATTGAAGCCATTGTTAAATCAATGACAAAAGCAGAACGGGAAGACCCTGACCTTTTAAATGCTAGTCGGCGAAAACGTATCGCTAAAGGAAGTGGGACATCTATTCAAGAAGTTAACCGTCTCATTAAGCAATTTGGTGAAATGAAAAAAATGATGAAACAAATGACAGGTATGCAAAAAGGTAAAGGGAAGAAAAAGGGCGGCCTAGGCGGTATGAAATTCCCGTTTATGTAG
- the lepB gene encoding signal peptidase I has product MGRSESWEWIKAVVVALILAIGIRYFLLAPIVVDGQSMMPTLEHNDRMLVNKIGYNISEPDRFDIIVFHAPQNKDYIKRVIGLPGDTVEYRDDILYVNDEAVDEPYLDDYKEQAEYLPLTENFHIRDVTGYETVPEGHIFVLGDNRQRSRDSRQIGMIPYDEVVGKANFVIWPIQEIRFVD; this is encoded by the coding sequence ATGGGAAGATCTGAATCATGGGAATGGATTAAAGCGGTGGTTGTAGCGTTAATTCTTGCAATAGGCATTAGATATTTCTTGCTGGCTCCAATTGTTGTGGATGGACAATCAATGATGCCCACACTTGAACACAACGATCGTATGCTTGTTAATAAAATCGGTTACAATATTTCTGAACCAGACAGATTTGATATTATCGTTTTTCATGCGCCACAAAATAAAGATTACATTAAACGGGTTATTGGATTACCAGGTGATACGGTAGAATATAGAGATGATATTTTGTATGTAAATGATGAAGCAGTAGATGAACCATACTTAGATGACTACAAAGAACAGGCTGAATACCTCCCCCTAACTGAAAATTTTCATATTAGGGATGTAACAGGATATGAGACCGTGCCCGAGGGACATATTTTTGTTTTAGGTGATAATCGTCAACGGAGCAGGGACAGTCGGCAAATCGGTATGATTCCTTATGATGAAGTGGTTGGGAAAGCAAATTTTGTTATTTGGCCCATTCAGGAAATAAGGTTTGTAGACTAG
- a CDS encoding ribonuclease HII, whose protein sequence is MARKTIAEIKELLVDIENEGHPLLKELRRDERSGVQKLIKRWEKQRAFHDALEQQHVEMTIFEREIYQQGFKAIAGIDEVGRGPLAGPVVAACVILPRDFKLLGLTDSKKLSKTARESFYDVILKEAVDVGIGITTAREIDDMNIYQASKEAMIRAIQQIEKAEIDYLLVDAMELPIKIAAKNLIKGDARSLTIAASSVIAKVTRDRYMENLHNKYPQYAFNKHMGYGTNDHLEALQAYGIIEEVHRKSFAPVKKHL, encoded by the coding sequence ATGGCAAGAAAAACGATAGCTGAAATAAAAGAATTGTTAGTAGACATAGAGAATGAGGGCCACCCGTTATTGAAAGAATTACGACGTGATGAAAGGTCCGGCGTTCAGAAGCTTATAAAACGTTGGGAGAAACAGCGTGCATTTCACGATGCTCTAGAGCAACAGCATGTGGAAATGACGATATTTGAACGTGAAATATATCAACAAGGTTTTAAAGCAATAGCAGGTATTGACGAAGTCGGCAGAGGGCCATTAGCTGGACCTGTAGTGGCTGCATGTGTCATTTTGCCACGGGACTTTAAACTTTTAGGTTTAACGGATTCTAAGAAGCTATCAAAAACCGCCCGAGAGTCATTTTATGACGTGATATTAAAGGAAGCTGTTGATGTAGGAATAGGGATAACTACAGCTCGTGAAATTGATGACATGAATATTTATCAAGCATCTAAAGAGGCGATGATACGAGCAATTCAGCAGATAGAAAAGGCAGAGATTGATTATCTGCTAGTAGATGCTATGGAACTACCTATAAAAATAGCAGCAAAAAATTTAATCAAGGGAGATGCACGGTCACTTACGATTGCTGCTAGTTCCGTTATAGCAAAAGTGACACGAGATCGTTATATGGAAAATTTACATAACAAGTATCCACAATATGCTTTTAACAAGCACATGGGGTATGGAACGAATGATCACCTAGAGGCATTACAAGCCTATGGGATTATTGAAGAAGTACATCGAAAAAGTTTTGCGCCGGTGAAAAAACACTTATGA
- the ftsY gene encoding signal recognition particle-docking protein FtsY: MSFFKKLKAKITDQTDSVTEKFKDGLSKTRHSFVGAMNELIKDYRKVDEDFFEELEEILISADVGVHTVLALIDELKDEVKRRNIKDAKDIQPVISEKLAELLQKSDDETELKVKEDELTIILFVGVNGVGKTTTIGKLAHKFKLEGKKVILAAGDTFRAGAIEQLEVWGERAGVDVIKQQSGSDPAAVMYDAVHSAKSKGADILLCDTAGRLQNKVNLMNELEKVKHVLTKEVPDAPHEVLLVLDATTGQNAMSQAKTFGKATDVSGIVLTKLDGTAKGGIVLAIRHELDIPVKLVGLGEGIDDLQAFQADQYVHGLFADVLEQAEEVANE; this comes from the coding sequence ATGAGTTTTTTTAAAAAATTAAAAGCAAAAATTACTGATCAAACGGACTCCGTGACAGAGAAATTCAAAGATGGACTATCCAAAACACGCCATTCATTTGTCGGTGCTATGAATGAATTGATTAAGGACTATCGTAAAGTAGATGAGGATTTTTTCGAAGAACTAGAAGAAATCCTTATATCGGCTGATGTAGGTGTTCACACTGTGTTGGCATTAATTGATGAGTTGAAGGACGAGGTGAAAAGGCGAAACATTAAAGATGCCAAAGACATTCAACCTGTGATATCCGAGAAGCTAGCAGAACTTCTGCAAAAGTCAGATGATGAAACTGAACTAAAAGTAAAAGAAGATGAGTTAACGATCATTCTCTTTGTAGGCGTAAACGGTGTAGGTAAAACCACAACAATTGGGAAACTTGCCCATAAATTTAAGCTAGAAGGGAAAAAGGTCATTCTTGCAGCTGGAGATACATTTAGAGCTGGAGCAATCGAGCAGTTAGAAGTATGGGGAGAGCGAGCAGGTGTGGATGTGATCAAGCAGCAGTCGGGGTCAGATCCAGCGGCTGTTATGTATGACGCTGTTCATTCAGCTAAGTCGAAAGGAGCAGATATCCTTCTTTGCGATACAGCTGGCCGCTTACAAAATAAAGTGAACTTAATGAACGAATTAGAAAAAGTAAAGCATGTATTAACAAAAGAGGTACCTGATGCTCCTCACGAAGTTTTACTTGTGCTAGATGCGACCACTGGCCAAAATGCTATGAGTCAGGCTAAAACGTTTGGCAAAGCGACGGATGTTTCTGGCATCGTCTTAACAAAGCTTGATGGGACAGCTAAAGGGGGGATCGTCCTTGCTATCAGGCATGAGCTCGATATCCCTGTTAAGCTTGTCGGTCTTGGAGAAGGCATCGACGACTTACAAGCCTTCCAAGCTGACCAATATGTGCATGGTTTATTTGCCGATGTTTTAGAGCAAGCGGAAGAAGTTGCTAATGAATAG
- a CDS encoding KH domain-containing protein: MKELVESIAKALVDHPEDVRVTEVENGRSLTLKLEVHEDDMGKVIGKQGRIAKAIRSVVNAAGANQNKRVQLEIG; the protein is encoded by the coding sequence ATGAAAGAGCTGGTTGAATCAATTGCGAAAGCGCTAGTAGATCACCCTGAAGATGTTCGTGTAACTGAAGTAGAAAATGGCCGTTCACTCACATTGAAGCTGGAAGTACACGAAGATGATATGGGTAAAGTGATCGGTAAGCAAGGGCGTATAGCAAAAGCAATCCGTTCGGTTGTCAATGCTGCTGGAGCGAACCAAAACAAGCGCGTTCAGTTAGAGATCGGATGA
- the ylqF gene encoding ribosome biogenesis GTPase YlqF, with the protein MTIQWYPGHMAKAKREVQEKLKIIDVVIEIVDARIPLSSRNPMIDDLTSHKPRLILLNKADLADSQLTKQWAHYFEKKNFAVLTVDAQQGKGIKDIPLKVRELAKPLLDKFKAKGMNPRPLRALILGIPNVGKSTVINRLANKKITKIGDRPGVTKSQQWIKVGKEMELLDTPGILWPKFEDQDVGFRLALTGAIKEEIFDFQETVVFLLNELKTSYPERLKERYQLQTLAEDITELFDDIGTRRGCLVAGGLVDYDRTAEMIFRDFRQGKLGHISLERP; encoded by the coding sequence ATGACAATACAGTGGTACCCGGGTCATATGGCAAAAGCAAAAAGAGAAGTCCAAGAAAAGCTTAAAATAATTGATGTGGTGATTGAGATTGTGGATGCACGTATTCCTCTTTCTTCCCGGAATCCGATGATTGATGATTTAACTTCTCATAAACCTCGTCTAATCCTTTTAAATAAAGCGGATTTAGCCGACAGTCAATTAACAAAACAATGGGCTCACTATTTCGAAAAAAAGAATTTTGCAGTTTTAACAGTGGATGCTCAGCAAGGGAAAGGCATAAAAGATATCCCATTGAAAGTAAGAGAACTGGCGAAGCCGTTATTGGACAAATTTAAAGCAAAAGGAATGAACCCCCGGCCTTTACGAGCATTAATATTAGGTATTCCGAACGTAGGAAAGTCGACGGTAATTAATCGACTGGCGAATAAAAAAATAACTAAAATAGGCGATCGGCCGGGTGTGACGAAAAGTCAACAATGGATTAAAGTTGGAAAAGAAATGGAGCTTCTTGATACGCCGGGAATCCTCTGGCCGAAATTTGAGGATCAAGATGTGGGGTTTCGTCTTGCATTGACTGGTGCGATTAAAGAAGAGATCTTTGATTTTCAAGAAACAGTTGTTTTTTTATTAAATGAATTAAAAACGTCTTATCCAGAGCGGTTGAAAGAAAGATATCAATTACAAACACTAGCTGAAGACATCACTGAGCTGTTTGATGATATTGGAACCCGAAGAGGTTGCCTTGTAGCAGGAGGGTTAGTGGATTATGATCGAACCGCCGAAATGATATTTAGAGATTTTCGACAAGGAAAGTTAGGTCATATTAGTTTAGAACGCCCATAA
- the rplS gene encoding 50S ribosomal protein L19 codes for MEQIIRDITKEQLKTDLPEFRPGDTLRVHVKVVEGTRERIQVFEGVVIKRRGTGISETFTVRKVSYGVGVERTFPVHSPRIDKIEVTRKGKVRRAKLYYLRALRGKAARIKER; via the coding sequence ATGGAACAAATTATTCGTGATATTACTAAAGAGCAATTGAAAACTGATCTTCCAGAATTCCGTCCAGGAGACACGCTTCGTGTTCACGTGAAAGTTGTAGAAGGAACTCGTGAGCGTATCCAAGTATTTGAAGGTGTTGTTATTAAACGCCGTGGCACTGGAATCAGTGAAACATTCACTGTTCGTAAAGTATCTTACGGTGTTGGAGTAGAGAGAACATTCCCAGTTCACTCTCCAAGAATCGATAAGATTGAAGTTACGAGAAAAGGTAAAGTACGCCGTGCGAAGCTTTACTATCTGCGTGCCCTTCGCGGTAAAGCGGCTCGTATTAAAGAAAGATAA
- a CDS encoding putative DNA-binding protein, producing MIEKTIRMNYLYDFYQSLLTNKQNHYMKLYYLDDWSLGEISEHFDVSRQAVYDNIKRTEALLEEYERKLQLLLKYEQRQKHFNTLKMLVQENESPDRIVQIVELLEELE from the coding sequence TTGATTGAAAAGACAATCCGCATGAATTATTTGTATGATTTTTATCAATCTCTATTAACAAATAAACAAAATCATTATATGAAACTGTATTATCTGGATGACTGGTCACTCGGTGAGATCTCGGAGCATTTTGATGTGAGCCGCCAAGCGGTCTACGACAATATAAAGCGAACCGAAGCGTTATTGGAAGAATACGAAAGAAAGCTTCAGCTCCTTTTAAAGTATGAACAGCGGCAGAAACACTTTAACACGTTAAAAATGCTGGTTCAGGAGAATGAAAGTCCCGATCGTATAGTCCAGATTGTTGAATTACTCGAGGAACTGGAATAG